A window of Tripterygium wilfordii isolate XIE 37 chromosome 7, ASM1340144v1, whole genome shotgun sequence contains these coding sequences:
- the LOC120001340 gene encoding autophagy-related protein 2-like isoform X2: MPWKGKGCQVEVDELELIVAPCPGVDSTAGDETCSSQDDKQYMHCTSGKFGHEMADNMAKSALSDVHEGVKTIAKIVKWFLTSFNVKINKLIIAFDPYLEKDDKEVECERMLVLRIMEIECGTGVSEDDESKLGSFLGISQLTNFLKFRGAIIELLHMDKVNDQTCCSCASGATFGSLFLCSCSSNIATSVLIGEKGGFSGSLRLSIPWKNGSLDIRKVDADIYVDPIELRFQPSTIKWFLLSWEIYRSLGKGARGPNHTTLIESDFLNGDSHVSSTLISSAIIPDNMIPIRGSVPSNFSCVAQKQTSFEDMLPGSHFIHDWVPFPASESEKDSIGGELDLAASVDQFFECFDGLTNSQSALGGSGMWNWTCSVFSAITAASSLASGSLHIPSDQQHVQTNLKATFAGLCITLLFDDEDHKLLCDKKGNQMNNCPNLHYMGAECRDIHVGLQVCPQEMRVEGTIKCIEVSDYLCNKNDVTKSSLDGCVHDFQSQTHLIQNLQAKVQGSLPPVVLFAEDSSSEKLSGLVAADFPFGNKGGITKVMLLKTSGFTHYRFNMNLNPSDGNLRCPATFSLELPPFIFWVNFWLINALLNLLKEVAKCVDVKDENNKFPVEPSGEKHRSTQDTEKGGPCPGVKASSSIESLRGEISLLNSRIILCFPFESPNHLASYSSWDQYIALDFRSLSTVKKGTIEDNSSISGAISQKKFTPRATQSLHLIISSLDVYLVTSACSGNAGIDSCDVGSLKFCAEHVISTTSRAGSFSVISMLWRDSPITGPWIVERAKSLATSDECISTEKFMGKGYEFATVTPVKDMEGKHAQIRNEIVSSSAFLLHIHLFSMRINLGAAQYNGLNRLLDQMVNASKCFACDSTSTNTEISVSQTAILVECDSVEITIRPDIKKNVKSSLQNELPGSWHHLKLKIQKLSLLSVTNIGAIRGATFFWLAHGKGNLWGSITEVPDQEFLLISCSNSTMKRGDGGGSNALSSSLAGSDILHLWEPENCNIFTSVTVRCVLFVAVGGRLDWFYSISSFFILPSPEVEDSDGNSSQKCESSAHNESSFVLKLVDVGLSYEPYLKKLVIRGDLSSSSFKEEMDDPVGCLLAASLLTISNTTFSDSINNDYMVRVQDLGLLIGAMSESTNIDGNYSMGHLRRIGYIRVAREALIEVIFRTNSKNGLLWEIECSKSHIYLETCHDTTSGLLCLVAQLQQLFAPDVEESLVHLQSRWNNFQQVEETNEYNDESRILNRDVAPSVSLMHTSTVDFEGRSGVCGLMDEICENAFHFDHVNESCDIDFSESQGRASLDENLLGEACSLTGTPEISCDGLSFNESMPLIGLESNGASFLEEGYIPEVMEGYCLSELRSLSELSVGRQSFPEVLICRSRSLGDGDAGIRNGGWYGDSSLKIVENHISDTNGEARLKDFLDDKYRPDDCTKHADSKEATGRVLFNNVNVIWRMYAGSDWHESRKNKGSSVHLHGRDTTACLELTLSGMRIQYDTFPGGGTCVSKLSLSVQDFYLSDMSKAAPWKLVLGYYNSKDHPRESSSKAFKLELEAVRPDPIIPLEEYRLCIAFLPLLLHLHQSQLDFLINFFAKSSSFDQSLDSHQDAGGSKISATSGGHAIPDEALLPFFQKFDIYPILVRVDYRPSHVDLAALRGGKYVELVNLIPWKGIELQLKHVHAVGLYGWGSICETIIGDWLEDISQNQVHKVLQGIPTVRSLVAVGAGASKLVSLPVENYRKDRRVLKGMQRGTIAFLRSISLEAVGLGVHLAAGAHEILLLAECILTSIPPSVSWPAQDKRKTNVRCNQPKNAQQGIHLAYESLNDGLEKSASALVRTPLKRYQRGASAGSAFATAVRGVPAAAIAPASACASAVRYALLGLRNSLDPEHKKESLEKYLGPSHLRE; this comes from the exons ATGCCTTGGAAGGGTAAAGGTTGTCAAGTTGAGGTGGATGAGCTTGAGCTTATAGTTGCTCCTTGTCCAGGAGTGGATTCTACAGCCGGGGATGAAACCTGTTCCAGTCAAGATGATAAACAGTATATGCACTGTACCTCAGGAAAGTTTGGGCATGAGATGGCTGACAATATGGCAAAGTCTGCTTTGAGTGATGTTCATGAAGGCGTTAAGACAATTGCAAAGATAGTAAAATGGTTTCTTACAAGTTTCAACGTAAAGATAAATAAGCTGATTATCGCATTTGATCCATATTTGGAAAAGGATGACAAGGAGGTGGAGTGTGAAAGAATGTTGGTGCTTCGGATAATGGAAATAGAATGTGGAACTGGCGTGTCTGAAGATGATGAGTCCAAGTTGGGGAGCTTCCTTGGAATAAGTCAATTGACAAACTTTCTAAAATTTCGAGGAGCAATAATTGAACTTCTCCATATGGACAAAGTCAATGATCAAACATGCTGTTCATGTGCATCAGGAGCAACGTTTGGCAGCCTATTTTTATGTTCCTGCTCATCAAATATTGCGACTTCTGTTTTGATTGGTGAAAAAGGTGGATTTTCAGGCAGTCTAAGGTTAAGTATACCTTGGAAGAATGGTTCCTTAGACATTCGCAAAGTGGATGCAGATATATATGTTGATCCTATAGAGTTACGATTTCAACCCAGCACAATCAAGTGGTTTTTGCTTTCATGGGAAATTTATAGAAGTTTGGGGAAAGGTGCTAGGGGTCCCAACCATACAACATTGATAGAGTCAGATTTCTTAAATGGGGATTCTCATGTTTCATCTACCCTGATTTCTTCTGCAATTATTCCTGATAATATGATCCCGATTCGTGGTAGTGTTCCTTCCAATTTTTCCTGTGTGGCTCAGAAACAAACATCTTTCGAAGACATGCTACCTGGGTCACATTTTATACATGACTGGGTTCCATTTCCTGCCAGTGAAAGCGAGAAAGACAGCATTGGTGGAGAACTTGATCTTGCGGCGAG CGTGGACCAGTTTTTTGAATGTTTTGATGGACTAACAAATTCACAATCAGCTCTAGGAGGCAGTGGGATGTGGAACTGGACATGTTCTGTTTTCAGTGCAATAACTGCAGCGTCAAGCCTCGCTTCTGGATCTTTGCATATTCCCTCAG ATCAGCAGCATGTGCAAACCAATCTTAAAGCTACTTTTGCTGGGCTTTGTATAACGCTTTTATTTGATGATGAGGATCATAAGCTTCTGTGCGACAAGAAGGGTAATCAGATGAATAATTGTCCCAATCTTCATTACATGGGTGCAGAATGCAGGGACATTCATGTTGGTTTGCAG GTATGTCCTCAAGAAATGAGAGTTGAAGGCACAATCAAATGTATTGAGGTGTCTGATTACTTATGCAATAAAAATGATGTCACAAAATCTTCCTTGGACGGGTGTGTTCATGATTTccaatctcaaactcatttaaTTCAAAATTTGCAAGCTAAAGTTCAAGGTTCTCTCCCTCCGGTTGTCTTGTTTGCTGAAGATTCTAGTTCAGAAAAATTGAGTGGACTAGTAGCTGCAGATTTTCCGTTTGGTAATAAGGGGGGCATCACCAAAGTTATGTTGCTTAAAACTTCAGGCTTTACTCATTACCGGTTTAATATGAATTTAAATCCATCTGATGGAAATTTAAGATGCCCTGCTACGTTTTCCTTGGAACTACCACCATTCATTTTCTGGGTGAACTTCTGGTTGATCAATGCACTCTTGAATCTTCTGAAGGAAGTGGCAAAATGTGTTGATGTGAAAGATGAAAATAACAAATTTCCTGTTGAGCCATCTGGTGAGAAGCACAGATCAACTCAGGACACTGAGAAAGGAGGTCCTTGTCCTGGTGTGAAAGCTTCGTCCTCCATTGAAAGTCTGCGAGGTGAAATATCACTTCTAAATTCAAGAATAATACTATGTTTCCCTTTTGAGAGCCCTAATCATCTTGCTAGTTACTCGTCTTGGGATCAGTATATTGCTTTGGATTTCCGTTCTCTGTCAACCGTGAAGAAGGGCACGATTGAAGACAATAGTTCAATTTCTGGTGCAATATCACAAAAAAAGTTTACTCCGAGGGCAACACAATCTTTGCATCTGATCATCAGTAGTCTTGATGTTTACTTGGTCACATCTGCATGTAGTGGCAATGCTGGAATTGATTCATGTGATGTGGGAAGCTTGAAATTCTGTGCTGAGCACGTGATATCCACCACCAGCAGAGCAGGCTCTTTTTCTGTCATTAGCATGCTTTGGCGGGACAGTCCCATCACTGGGCCTTGGATAGTCGAGAGAGCTAAGTCATTGGCCACCTCAGATGAATGCATCTCAACAGAAAAATTCATGGGAAAGGGTTACGAGTTTGCCACTGTAACGCCTGTTAAAGATATGGAAGGAAAACATGCTCAAATCCGTAACGAGATTGTATCCAGCTCTGCATTTCTTCTGCATATACACCTATTTTCAATGAGAATCAATCTTGGTGCTGCTCAGTATAATGGTTTAAATCGTCTTTTAGATCAGATGGTAAATGCATCAAAATGCTTTGCCTGTGATTCAACCAGTACTAACACAGAAATATCGGTGTCTCAAACTGCGATCCTTGTTGAATGTGATTCTGTAGAAATTACAATTAGACCAGATATAAAGAAGAATGTGAAAAGTTCTCTTCAGAATGAGCTGCCTGGATCTTGGCATCATCTGAAACTGAAAATTCAGAAGTTAAGTCTACTGTCTGTCACAAATATTGGAGCTATTAGGGGTGCCACTTTCTTTTGGCTAGCCCATGGAAAAGGTAATTTGTGGGGTTCCATCACTGAGGTTCCAGATCAAGAGTTTCTTCTGATCTCTTGTAGCAACTCTACAATGAAACGTGGTGATGGGGGAGGTTCAAATGCATTATCTTCTAGTTTGGCTGGTTCTGATATTTTACACCTGTGGGAGCCGGAGAACTGCAATATCTTCACATCTGTAACTgtgagatgtgttttgtttgtAGCCGTAGGTGGTCGATTGGACTGGTTCTATTCAATATCGTCATTTTTCATTTTGCCGTCTCCTGAAGTTGAAGATTCTGATGGCAATAGTTCACAAAAGTGTGAATCAAGTGCACATAATGAGTCATCTTTTGTTCTAAAGTTGGTTGATGTTGGATTAAGTTATGAGCCCTACTTGAAGAAGTTGGTAATCAGGGGTGATCTGAGTTCTTCATCTTTTAAAGAAGAAATGGATGATCCTGTTGGTTGTTTGTTGGCTGCATCATTGTTGActatttcaaacacaactttcaGTGATTCAATAAACAATGATTATATGGTTAGAGTGCAGGATCTTGGGCTTCTAATTGGTGCAATGTCAGAGTCTACTAATATTGATGGCAATTACAGTATGGGACATCTTCGCAGGATTGGTTACATTAGAGTTGCTCGGGAGGCACTTATTGAAGTAATTTTTAGAACCAACTCTAAGAATGGCCTTCTGTGGGAGATTGAGTGTTCAAAATCTCATATTTATTTGGAAACCTGTCATGACACAACCTCTGGTCTCCTTTGCTTGGTTGCTCAACTCCAACAGCTTTTTGCCCCTGATGTGGAGGAATCCCTTGTGCACTTGCAGAGTCGGTGGAATAATTTTCAGCAGGTAGAGGAGACTAATGAGTATAATGATGAAAGCAGAATTCTTAATAGAGATGTTGCGCCCTCAGTATCACTAATGCATACTTCAACTGTAGATTTTGAGGGGAGATCTGGAGTGTGTGGCTTAATGGATGAGATTTGTGAAAATGCCTTTCATTTTGATCATGTAAATGAGAGCTGCGATATTGATTTTTCTGAATCACAAGGTCGTGCTTCACTTGATGAAAATCTACTTGGTGAGGCTTGCAGCTTAACTGGAACTCCTGAGATTTCCTGTGATGGTCTATCCTTCAATGAATCAATGCCTCTAATAGGGCTGGAAAGTAATGGAGCCTCATTTCTAGAAGAAGGATACATTCCAGAAGTGATGGAAGGCTATTGTCTTTCCGAGCTACGCTCTCTATCAGAATTATCTGTAGGGAGACAATCGTTTCCGGAGGTTCTTATATGCAGATCTAGGAGCTTAGGGGATGGAGATGCTGGCATACGAAATGGTGGATGGTATGGGGATTCCTCCTTAAAAATTGTTGAAAACCACATATCAGACACGAATGGGGAAGCCAGGTTGAAAGATTTTTTGGACGATAAGTATCGACCCGATGACTGCACAAAACATGCTGATTCTAAAGAGGCCACAGGACGTGTACTTTTCAACAATGTTAATGTCATATGGAGAATGTATGCTGGCTCTGACTGGCATGAATCTAGAAAGAACAAGGGGAGCTCTGTCCATCTTCATGGAAGAGATACTACTGCTTGTCTAGAGCTTACTTTATCTGGAATGCGGATTCAGTATGACACTTTCCCAGGTGGCGGAACATGTGTATCCAAGCTTTCTCTTTCCGTCCAAGATTTCTACCTTTCTGACATGAGCAAAGCTGCGCCTTGGAAACTG GTATTAGGATATTATAATTCAAAAGATCATCCTAGGGAGTCCTCTTCAAAAGCATTCAAGCTAGAGTTGGAAGCTGTCAGACCAGACCCTATAATACCACTCGAGGAGTATCG ATTATGTATCGCATTCTTACCTTTGCTATTACATCTTCATCAAAGCCAACTTGATTTCCTCATCAACTTTTTTGCAAAAAGCTCGTCGTTTGACCAGTCTTTAGACAGTCATCAAGATGCTGGTGGTTCAAAAATATCTGCAACTAGTGGAGGGCATGCCATCCCAGATGAGGCATTGCTTCCTTTTTTTCAG AAGTTCGACATATACCCTATTCTTGTTCGGGTAGACTACAGACCAAGCCATGTTGATCTAGCTGCATTAAGAGGCGGGAAGTATGTGGAACTTGTAAACCTTATTCCCTGGAAG GGGATTGAATTACAACTCAAACACGTTCATGCTGTTGGCTTATATGGCTGGGGCAGCATATGTGAAACAATTATAGGGGATTGGTTGGAAGATATTTCTCAAAATCAG GTACATAAAGTATTGCAAGGCATTCCTACCGTCCGTTCCTTGGTTGCTGTTGGTGCTGGTGCTTCAAAGTTGGTTTCTTTGCCAGTTGAGAACTACAGAAAGGATCGTAGAGTACTGAAGGGTATGCAAAGAG GTACAATTGCATTTTTAAGAAGTATTTCTCTTGAAGCTGTTGGACTTGGGGTACATCTGGCAGCCGGTGCTCATGAGATTCTGCTTCTAGCAGAATGTATTCTTACCAGCATTCCTCCTTCTGTATCATGGCCTGCACAAGATAAAAGAAAGACAAACGTAAGATGTAATCAGCCGAAGAATGCCCAACAGGGAATCCACCTG GCTTATGAGAGCCTCAATGATGGACTGGAGAAATCTGCTTCTGCTTTAGTTCGAACTCCCTTGAAAAGGTACCAGCGTGGGGCCAGTGCAGGATCTGCTTTCGCAACTGCTGTTCGTGGGGTTCCTGCTGCTGCTATAGCTCCAGCTTCTGCTTGTGCTAGTGCAGTACGTTATGCTCTTCTTGGCCTTAGAAATAG TCTGGATCCTGAGCATAAGAAAGAGTCATTGGAGAAATATTTGGGTCCCAGTCATCTGCGCGAATAG
- the LOC120001340 gene encoding autophagy-related protein 2-like isoform X3 — MFSWNIAKSAAEAIISRWAVKRLCKFLLKKKLGKFILGDVDLDQLEVQLIDGTIQLNDLALNVDYINKKLGSAASVIIKEGSIGSLVVNMPWKGKGCQVEVDELELIVAPCPGVDSTAGDETCSSQDDKQYMHCTSGKFGHEMADNMAKSALSDVHEGVKTIAKIVKWFLTSFNVKINKLIIAFDPYLEKDDKEVECERMLVLRIMEIECGTGVSEDDESKLGSFLGISQLTNFLKFRGAIIELLHMDKVNDQTCCSCASGATFGSLFLCSCSSNIATSVLIGEKGGFSGSLRLSIPWKNGSLDIRKVDADIYVDPIELRFQPSTIKWFLLSWEIYRSLGKGARGPNHTTLIESDFLNGDSHVSSTLISSAIIPDNMIPIRGSVPSNFSCVAQKQTSFEDMLPGSHFIHDWVPFPASESEKDSIGGELDLAASVDQFFECFDGLTNSQSALGGSGMWNWTCSVFSAITAASSLASGSLHIPSDQQHVQTNLKATFAGLCITLLFDDEDHKLLCDKKGNQMNNCPNLHYMGAECRDIHVGLQVCPQEMRVEGTIKCIEVSDYLCNKNDVTKSSLDGCVHDFQSQTHLIQNLQAKVQGSLPPVVLFAEDSSSEKLSGLVAADFPFGNKGGITKVMLLKTSGFTHYRFNMNLNPSDGNLRCPATFSLELPPFIFWVNFWLINALLNLLKEVAKCVDVKDENNKFPVEPSGEKHRSTQDTEKGGPCPGVKASSSIESLRGEISLLNSRIILCFPFESPNHLASYSSWDQYIALDFRSLSTVKKGTIEDNSSISGAISQKKFTPRATQSLHLIISSLDVYLVTSACSGNAGIDSCDVGSLKFCAEHVISTTSRAGSFSVISMLWRDSPITGPWIVERAKSLATSDECISTEKFMGKGYEFATVTPVKDMEGKHAQIRNEIVSSSAFLLHIHLFSMRINLGAAQYNGLNRLLDQMVNASKCFACDSTSTNTEISVSQTAILVECDSVEITIRPDIKKNVKSSLQNELPGSWHHLKLKIQKLSLLSVTNIGAIRGATFFWLAHGKGNLWGSITEVPDQEFLLISCSNSTMKRGDGGGSNALSSSLAGSDILHLWEPENCNIFTSVTVRCVLFVAVGGRLDWFYSISSFFILPSPEVEDSDGNSSQKCESSAHNESSFVLKLVDVGLSYEPYLKKLVIRGDLSSSSFKEEMDDPVGCLLAASLLTISNTTFSDSINNDYMVRVQDLGLLIGAMSESTNIDGNYSMGHLRRIGYIRVAREALIEVIFRTNSKNGLLWEIECSKSHIYLETCHDTTSGLLCLVAQLQQLFAPDVEESLVHLQSRWNNFQQVEETNEYNDESRILNRDVAPSVSLMHTSTVDFEGRSGVCGLMDEICENAFHFDHVNESCDIDFSESQGRASLDENLLGEACSLTGTPEISCDGLSFNESMPLIGLESNGASFLEEGYIPEVMEGYCLSELRSLSELSVGRQSFPEVLICRSRSLGDGDAGIRNGGWYGDSSLKIVENHISDTNGEARLKDFLDDKYRPDDCTKHADSKEATGRVLFNNVNVIWRMYAGSDWHESRKNKGSSVHLHGRDTTACLELTLSGMRIQYDTFPGGGTCVSKLSLSVQDFYLSDMSKAAPWKLVLGYYNSKDHPRESSSKAFKLELEAVRPDPIIPLEEYRLCIAFLPLLLHLHQSQLDFLINFFAKSSSFDQSLDSHQDAGGSKISATSGGHAIPDEALLPFFSEVRHIPYSCSGRLQTKPC, encoded by the exons ATGTTCTCATGGAACATCGCCAAGTCGGCGGCGGAGGCGATTATCTCGCGGTGGGCGGTGAAGAGACTGTGCAAGTTCCTGTTGAAGAAGAAATTGGGGAAATTTATTTTGGGCGACGTTGATCTTGACCAGCTTGAAGTGCAGCTCATTGATGGCACGATCCAGCTCAATGATCTTGCTCTTAATGTTGATTATATCAACAAGAAG CTTGGCTCGGCAGCGTCAGTGATTATAAAAGAAGGATCAATTGGCTCACTTGTAGTTAACATGCCTTGGAAGGGTAAAGGTTGTCAAGTTGAGGTGGATGAGCTTGAGCTTATAGTTGCTCCTTGTCCAGGAGTGGATTCTACAGCCGGGGATGAAACCTGTTCCAGTCAAGATGATAAACAGTATATGCACTGTACCTCAGGAAAGTTTGGGCATGAGATGGCTGACAATATGGCAAAGTCTGCTTTGAGTGATGTTCATGAAGGCGTTAAGACAATTGCAAAGATAGTAAAATGGTTTCTTACAAGTTTCAACGTAAAGATAAATAAGCTGATTATCGCATTTGATCCATATTTGGAAAAGGATGACAAGGAGGTGGAGTGTGAAAGAATGTTGGTGCTTCGGATAATGGAAATAGAATGTGGAACTGGCGTGTCTGAAGATGATGAGTCCAAGTTGGGGAGCTTCCTTGGAATAAGTCAATTGACAAACTTTCTAAAATTTCGAGGAGCAATAATTGAACTTCTCCATATGGACAAAGTCAATGATCAAACATGCTGTTCATGTGCATCAGGAGCAACGTTTGGCAGCCTATTTTTATGTTCCTGCTCATCAAATATTGCGACTTCTGTTTTGATTGGTGAAAAAGGTGGATTTTCAGGCAGTCTAAGGTTAAGTATACCTTGGAAGAATGGTTCCTTAGACATTCGCAAAGTGGATGCAGATATATATGTTGATCCTATAGAGTTACGATTTCAACCCAGCACAATCAAGTGGTTTTTGCTTTCATGGGAAATTTATAGAAGTTTGGGGAAAGGTGCTAGGGGTCCCAACCATACAACATTGATAGAGTCAGATTTCTTAAATGGGGATTCTCATGTTTCATCTACCCTGATTTCTTCTGCAATTATTCCTGATAATATGATCCCGATTCGTGGTAGTGTTCCTTCCAATTTTTCCTGTGTGGCTCAGAAACAAACATCTTTCGAAGACATGCTACCTGGGTCACATTTTATACATGACTGGGTTCCATTTCCTGCCAGTGAAAGCGAGAAAGACAGCATTGGTGGAGAACTTGATCTTGCGGCGAG CGTGGACCAGTTTTTTGAATGTTTTGATGGACTAACAAATTCACAATCAGCTCTAGGAGGCAGTGGGATGTGGAACTGGACATGTTCTGTTTTCAGTGCAATAACTGCAGCGTCAAGCCTCGCTTCTGGATCTTTGCATATTCCCTCAG ATCAGCAGCATGTGCAAACCAATCTTAAAGCTACTTTTGCTGGGCTTTGTATAACGCTTTTATTTGATGATGAGGATCATAAGCTTCTGTGCGACAAGAAGGGTAATCAGATGAATAATTGTCCCAATCTTCATTACATGGGTGCAGAATGCAGGGACATTCATGTTGGTTTGCAG GTATGTCCTCAAGAAATGAGAGTTGAAGGCACAATCAAATGTATTGAGGTGTCTGATTACTTATGCAATAAAAATGATGTCACAAAATCTTCCTTGGACGGGTGTGTTCATGATTTccaatctcaaactcatttaaTTCAAAATTTGCAAGCTAAAGTTCAAGGTTCTCTCCCTCCGGTTGTCTTGTTTGCTGAAGATTCTAGTTCAGAAAAATTGAGTGGACTAGTAGCTGCAGATTTTCCGTTTGGTAATAAGGGGGGCATCACCAAAGTTATGTTGCTTAAAACTTCAGGCTTTACTCATTACCGGTTTAATATGAATTTAAATCCATCTGATGGAAATTTAAGATGCCCTGCTACGTTTTCCTTGGAACTACCACCATTCATTTTCTGGGTGAACTTCTGGTTGATCAATGCACTCTTGAATCTTCTGAAGGAAGTGGCAAAATGTGTTGATGTGAAAGATGAAAATAACAAATTTCCTGTTGAGCCATCTGGTGAGAAGCACAGATCAACTCAGGACACTGAGAAAGGAGGTCCTTGTCCTGGTGTGAAAGCTTCGTCCTCCATTGAAAGTCTGCGAGGTGAAATATCACTTCTAAATTCAAGAATAATACTATGTTTCCCTTTTGAGAGCCCTAATCATCTTGCTAGTTACTCGTCTTGGGATCAGTATATTGCTTTGGATTTCCGTTCTCTGTCAACCGTGAAGAAGGGCACGATTGAAGACAATAGTTCAATTTCTGGTGCAATATCACAAAAAAAGTTTACTCCGAGGGCAACACAATCTTTGCATCTGATCATCAGTAGTCTTGATGTTTACTTGGTCACATCTGCATGTAGTGGCAATGCTGGAATTGATTCATGTGATGTGGGAAGCTTGAAATTCTGTGCTGAGCACGTGATATCCACCACCAGCAGAGCAGGCTCTTTTTCTGTCATTAGCATGCTTTGGCGGGACAGTCCCATCACTGGGCCTTGGATAGTCGAGAGAGCTAAGTCATTGGCCACCTCAGATGAATGCATCTCAACAGAAAAATTCATGGGAAAGGGTTACGAGTTTGCCACTGTAACGCCTGTTAAAGATATGGAAGGAAAACATGCTCAAATCCGTAACGAGATTGTATCCAGCTCTGCATTTCTTCTGCATATACACCTATTTTCAATGAGAATCAATCTTGGTGCTGCTCAGTATAATGGTTTAAATCGTCTTTTAGATCAGATGGTAAATGCATCAAAATGCTTTGCCTGTGATTCAACCAGTACTAACACAGAAATATCGGTGTCTCAAACTGCGATCCTTGTTGAATGTGATTCTGTAGAAATTACAATTAGACCAGATATAAAGAAGAATGTGAAAAGTTCTCTTCAGAATGAGCTGCCTGGATCTTGGCATCATCTGAAACTGAAAATTCAGAAGTTAAGTCTACTGTCTGTCACAAATATTGGAGCTATTAGGGGTGCCACTTTCTTTTGGCTAGCCCATGGAAAAGGTAATTTGTGGGGTTCCATCACTGAGGTTCCAGATCAAGAGTTTCTTCTGATCTCTTGTAGCAACTCTACAATGAAACGTGGTGATGGGGGAGGTTCAAATGCATTATCTTCTAGTTTGGCTGGTTCTGATATTTTACACCTGTGGGAGCCGGAGAACTGCAATATCTTCACATCTGTAACTgtgagatgtgttttgtttgtAGCCGTAGGTGGTCGATTGGACTGGTTCTATTCAATATCGTCATTTTTCATTTTGCCGTCTCCTGAAGTTGAAGATTCTGATGGCAATAGTTCACAAAAGTGTGAATCAAGTGCACATAATGAGTCATCTTTTGTTCTAAAGTTGGTTGATGTTGGATTAAGTTATGAGCCCTACTTGAAGAAGTTGGTAATCAGGGGTGATCTGAGTTCTTCATCTTTTAAAGAAGAAATGGATGATCCTGTTGGTTGTTTGTTGGCTGCATCATTGTTGActatttcaaacacaactttcaGTGATTCAATAAACAATGATTATATGGTTAGAGTGCAGGATCTTGGGCTTCTAATTGGTGCAATGTCAGAGTCTACTAATATTGATGGCAATTACAGTATGGGACATCTTCGCAGGATTGGTTACATTAGAGTTGCTCGGGAGGCACTTATTGAAGTAATTTTTAGAACCAACTCTAAGAATGGCCTTCTGTGGGAGATTGAGTGTTCAAAATCTCATATTTATTTGGAAACCTGTCATGACACAACCTCTGGTCTCCTTTGCTTGGTTGCTCAACTCCAACAGCTTTTTGCCCCTGATGTGGAGGAATCCCTTGTGCACTTGCAGAGTCGGTGGAATAATTTTCAGCAGGTAGAGGAGACTAATGAGTATAATGATGAAAGCAGAATTCTTAATAGAGATGTTGCGCCCTCAGTATCACTAATGCATACTTCAACTGTAGATTTTGAGGGGAGATCTGGAGTGTGTGGCTTAATGGATGAGATTTGTGAAAATGCCTTTCATTTTGATCATGTAAATGAGAGCTGCGATATTGATTTTTCTGAATCACAAGGTCGTGCTTCACTTGATGAAAATCTACTTGGTGAGGCTTGCAGCTTAACTGGAACTCCTGAGATTTCCTGTGATGGTCTATCCTTCAATGAATCAATGCCTCTAATAGGGCTGGAAAGTAATGGAGCCTCATTTCTAGAAGAAGGATACATTCCAGAAGTGATGGAAGGCTATTGTCTTTCCGAGCTACGCTCTCTATCAGAATTATCTGTAGGGAGACAATCGTTTCCGGAGGTTCTTATATGCAGATCTAGGAGCTTAGGGGATGGAGATGCTGGCATACGAAATGGTGGATGGTATGGGGATTCCTCCTTAAAAATTGTTGAAAACCACATATCAGACACGAATGGGGAAGCCAGGTTGAAAGATTTTTTGGACGATAAGTATCGACCCGATGACTGCACAAAACATGCTGATTCTAAAGAGGCCACAGGACGTGTACTTTTCAACAATGTTAATGTCATATGGAGAATGTATGCTGGCTCTGACTGGCATGAATCTAGAAAGAACAAGGGGAGCTCTGTCCATCTTCATGGAAGAGATACTACTGCTTGTCTAGAGCTTACTTTATCTGGAATGCGGATTCAGTATGACACTTTCCCAGGTGGCGGAACATGTGTATCCAAGCTTTCTCTTTCCGTCCAAGATTTCTACCTTTCTGACATGAGCAAAGCTGCGCCTTGGAAACTG GTATTAGGATATTATAATTCAAAAGATCATCCTAGGGAGTCCTCTTCAAAAGCATTCAAGCTAGAGTTGGAAGCTGTCAGACCAGACCCTATAATACCACTCGAGGAGTATCG ATTATGTATCGCATTCTTACCTTTGCTATTACATCTTCATCAAAGCCAACTTGATTTCCTCATCAACTTTTTTGCAAAAAGCTCGTCGTTTGACCAGTCTTTAGACAGTCATCAAGATGCTGGTGGTTCAAAAATATCTGCAACTAGTGGAGGGCATGCCATCCCAGATGAGGCATTGCTTCCTTTTT TTTCAGAAGTTCGACATATACCCTATTCTTGTTCGGGTAGACTACAGACCAAGCCATGTTGA